The Candidatus Hydrogenedentota bacterium genome window below encodes:
- a CDS encoding sigma-70 family RNA polymerase sigma factor, whose amino-acid sequence MNSQEAGTISDREVVEQCRHGDPNAFGIIVNRYKTRLYNVAMRYLGSREDALDICQETFLRAYRSLESYRGDAQVYTWLYSIAANLARNRLRDGSRRGRDKGTSLDALQETAPAVADAAAASKRNPGTEAMEHEMEEVLQRCLDDLPEHYRLPFVLRTFDDLTYEEIAEVMNCPPGTVKSRLNQARKRLRQRLRELSILEAE is encoded by the coding sequence GTGAATTCGCAAGAAGCCGGCACGATATCCGACCGCGAGGTGGTCGAGCAATGCCGCCACGGCGACCCAAACGCTTTTGGCATAATTGTAAATCGTTACAAAACAAGACTTTACAATGTGGCAATGCGGTATCTGGGCAGCCGTGAAGATGCCCTCGACATCTGCCAGGAGACCTTCTTGCGGGCGTACCGGTCGCTCGAGAGCTATCGAGGCGATGCGCAGGTGTATACGTGGCTGTACAGCATTGCGGCAAACCTCGCGCGCAACAGGCTTCGGGACGGCTCGCGCAGAGGACGGGACAAGGGCACCTCCCTCGATGCCTTGCAGGAGACCGCGCCCGCCGTTGCAGATGCGGCGGCCGCGTCGAAAAGAAATCCGGGAACGGAAGCCATGGAACATGAAATGGAAGAGGTCCTTCAACGGTGTCTCGATGACCTGCCCGAACACTACCGTCTTCCGTTTGTGTTGCGGACCTTTGACGACCTTACGTACGAGGAAATTGCCGAAGTCATGAACTGCCCTCCCGGCACGGTGAAATCGCGCTTGAATCAGGCGCGGAAGCGGTTGCGGCAACGTCTCCGCGAACTTTCTATTCTTGAGGCCGAGTAA
- a CDS encoding methyltransferase domain-containing protein, protein MHKTREDYRRFHHVRHQQLLALLARHAPERQERCLDIGGGGDVAEIVSEIKAKYVDEFHTVDLATDIDRLRKSGIEAQVCNVDVQALPYDDSFFDIVLFASVIEHLYNPSHIIAEIARVMRPGGILIVETPNAVALGRRLDALWGENPFRWFNQYNALENKALMEYCSLFYTAEEIEVMLARWFITEERLYGMHNPPVGRLKRWLRGMAFRFNSRIGDCFFVVARRKPNGPGLVDDLRRSKTREE, encoded by the coding sequence ATGCATAAGACACGCGAAGATTACCGCCGTTTTCATCATGTGCGCCACCAACAACTGCTTGCACTGCTGGCCAGACACGCTCCGGAGCGCCAGGAAAGGTGCCTCGACATCGGAGGAGGCGGCGATGTGGCCGAGATCGTCTCGGAGATCAAGGCAAAGTATGTGGACGAGTTCCACACGGTAGACCTGGCAACAGACATTGATCGTCTCCGGAAAAGTGGCATCGAGGCACAAGTATGCAACGTAGACGTGCAGGCCCTCCCTTACGATGACAGCTTTTTCGACATCGTCCTCTTCGCCTCGGTGATCGAGCACCTTTACAATCCCAGCCATATTATCGCGGAGATCGCGCGGGTCATGCGTCCGGGCGGCATTCTGATCGTGGAAACCCCCAACGCCGTGGCTCTGGGACGGCGTCTTGATGCGTTGTGGGGCGAAAACCCGTTCCGGTGGTTCAACCAGTACAACGCGCTCGAGAACAAGGCGTTGATGGAATACTGCTCCCTGTTCTACACGGCGGAAGAGATCGAGGTGATGCTTGCGCGCTGGTTCATCACCGAGGAGCGTCTCTACGGCATGCACAACCCCCCCGTAGGCCGCCTGAAACGGTGGCTCCGAGGTATGGCCTTTCGCTTCAATTCGCGTATTGGGGACTGTTTCTTCGTCGTCGCCCGCCGGAAACCGAACGGGCCGGGCCTTGTCGATGACCTGCGCCGGTCCAAGACTCGCGAAGAATAG